In bacterium, a single genomic region encodes these proteins:
- a CDS encoding type II secretion system F family protein — translation MGLTLAEAGFFVLGTALIAMFLLRAALPRAHSRFVSAANRHSDELREEFVLLPPARIAAALLVSAVVLAGAALAATRSIAIAAASGTAPVLFAGLLIRWYRNRRKRSILSQLPTFLDLLSGHVRAGHSLPESLSETVPMLPAGIREEMSWVLQQIRLGTPLPEALAHWEKRIHSEETSLLVHPLRAAIPGGGNIVELLERTRDILRLRMRMAEKLRSMTAQARLQALVLTLLPPAFAVALSKVDPGFFPNLLGTPQGNMIMGIAFVLQVLGWVTIRKILSVRP, via the coding sequence ATGTTTCTCCTTCGAGCCGCACTGCCGCGGGCGCACTCGAGGTTCGTCTCCGCGGCGAACCGTCACTCGGACGAATTGCGCGAGGAGTTCGTCCTCCTGCCGCCGGCGCGGATCGCCGCCGCTCTGCTCGTTTCCGCCGTCGTGCTCGCGGGGGCGGCGCTGGCAGCGACCCGGTCCATTGCCATCGCGGCGGCATCGGGAACCGCGCCGGTTCTTTTTGCGGGCCTCCTGATCCGGTGGTACCGCAACCGGAGAAAACGGTCCATCCTTTCCCAGTTGCCGACATTCCTCGACCTTTTGTCCGGCCACGTGAGGGCGGGGCACAGCCTGCCGGAGTCCCTCTCGGAGACCGTTCCCATGTTGCCCGCCGGAATCCGGGAAGAGATGTCGTGGGTCCTGCAGCAGATTCGCCTTGGGACGCCGCTTCCTGAGGCCCTGGCTCATTGGGAGAAACGCATCCATTCGGAAGAGACCTCACTCCTCGTGCATCCCCTGCGGGCTGCGATTCCCGGGGGTGGGAACATCGTGGAGCTGCTGGAGCGCACCCGGGACATCCTTCGGCTCCGGATGCGGATGGCGGAGAAGCTTCGAAGCATGACGGCCCAGGCCCGTCTGCAGGCGTTGGTCCTGACGCTGCTGCCTCCGGCCTTTGCCGTCGCCCTTTCGAAGGTGGATCCCGGGTTCTTCCCGAACCTCCTCGGGACACCGCAGGGAAATATGATCATGGGGATCGCGTTCGTCCTCCAGGTCCTGGGGTGGGTCACCATACGGAAGATCCTGTCGGTGCGTCCATGA
- a CDS encoding type II secretion system F family protein: MTARDFLLIGAPMLLGGTLLAAFLLGTGRGRSLSGYLQAYRIAHDRLTEWLVTKRLLRFPGACLVDSLRHWAFAEIFALFVFLAVASGNRSAPGLALATAAAAPLGVFVAWISLRGAAREALRSVQRDLPVACFLLSLLLESGMGASSALQETSGSIPEGALARELKELVRSRSLGVPRGESIERSRQRVPVEDYRLFLNHVVQGERLGIGLSRSLRELSAKILESQGHRAETIAQQAAVKMLFPLVFFIFPAVFLIILSPVILGLWDRFAG; this comes from the coding sequence ATGACGGCGCGGGACTTCCTCCTCATCGGGGCGCCGATGCTCCTCGGCGGCACTCTTCTCGCCGCCTTCCTCCTGGGCACGGGGAGAGGGCGTTCCCTGTCGGGGTACCTGCAGGCGTACCGGATCGCCCATGACCGGCTTACGGAGTGGCTGGTCACGAAACGTCTTCTTCGGTTCCCCGGGGCCTGCCTCGTCGACTCCCTCCGCCATTGGGCGTTCGCCGAGATATTCGCGTTATTCGTCTTCCTCGCCGTAGCATCCGGAAACCGTTCCGCGCCGGGACTGGCGCTTGCGACCGCCGCAGCAGCACCGCTCGGCGTCTTCGTGGCCTGGATCTCCTTGCGCGGAGCCGCCCGGGAGGCCCTACGCTCGGTCCAGCGCGACCTTCCCGTTGCGTGCTTCCTGCTCTCCCTCCTTCTCGAATCGGGAATGGGCGCTTCTTCTGCGCTTCAGGAAACGTCGGGCTCCATCCCCGAGGGGGCTCTCGCCCGGGAACTGAAAGAGCTGGTCCGGTCCCGCTCGCTTGGCGTTCCCCGGGGGGAATCGATCGAGCGATCGCGGCAGCGTGTGCCCGTCGAGGATTACAGGCTGTTCCTCAACCATGTCGTGCAGGGGGAGCGGCTCGGGATCGGACTGTCGCGGAGCCTGCGGGAGCTTTCCGCGAAGATCCTGGAAAGCCAGGGGCACCGTGCGGAGACGATCGCCCAGCAGGCGGCGGTGAAGATGCTGTTCCCCCTGGTCTTCTTCATCTTTCCCGCAGTGTTTCTCATCATCCTGTCCCCGGTGATCCTCGGCCTGTGGGACAGGTTCGCGGGGTGA